The Stenotrophomonas indicatrix DNA segment ACTGGGCCGAAGTCGGCCGGCGTTACCGCCAGGCCAGGGCCGCATGAACGCCGACTCCGGTGCATACACCGGGCCGTGGGCAGGGGTGTTCCCCGCTCCCGCCCCGGTGCCGTCGGTCAGCCTGCCGCCGCGTGCGCTGCGGCGGTTGCTCGGCCATTTCCCTACCGGTGTGGCGATCGTCTGCGCGCGTGATGCGCAGGGAAAGCCGCAGGGCCTGACCATCAACTCGTTCGTGCCGATCTCACTGCAGCCTCCACTGGTGCTGTGGAACCTGGCCCTGCATGCGCAGAGCCTGTCCACGTTCCAGCGCGCCACCCAGTTCGCGATCAGCGTGCTCGGCGCCGGACAGGAAGCCCTGGCCCGCCGTTTCGCCGACCCGCAGGTGCGCCATCGATTCACCGATGTGCCCTTGCTGGACGACGGCGAGGACGCGCCACCGCGGATCGCCGGTGCCGTCGTCCACCTCACCTGCACCCGCCACGCGCAGTGGCCGGTCGGCGATCACCTGCTGCTGGCCGGGCGCATCGTCGATGTGCAGGAGGAAGGCGGCGCACCGCTGCTGTTCCATCGCGGACGCTTCCAGGCAGGTCCGGTGGAAACCCTGGTGGAGGTGCGCTGATGGACATCCAAACTCTGGAGAGGATGCTCGCCGCCGGCAAGGACAGCGCGCTGCTGCGCTTCGGCCTGGGCAAGAGCTGGCTGGACGCCGGCGATCCGGTGCGCGCAGCCACCCATCTGGGCCGCTGCGTGGTGCTGGACCCAAATTATTCGGCGGCGTGGAAGCTGCTGGGCAAGGCATGGCTGGCCGGTGGCCAGCCGCAGGCGGCGCGCGAGGCGTGGCAGCGCGGGCTCAGCGTGGCTGGCAGCAAGGGCGACCAGCAGGCCCGCAAGGAGATGCAGGTGTTCCTGCGCAGGCTGGACCGCCAGTCGCCTGCGCTGTTGGCGAAGGCCGGCTGAAACTCAGCCGGCGTTGGCCGACGCCGGTGCCGGCATGATGTCCGGCATCGGCAGGCGGCGCGGCTTGCTCGGGAACGCATGGCGCAGGATGCGCCAGGCCACCTGGGTGAACTGCCGCGGCAGCGAGCCGTTGTTGTAGTGCTGGCCGTAACGACGGCAGATGTCCTTCACTTCCTTGGCGATGGCCGCATAGCGGTTGGCCGGCAGATCCGGGTAGAAGTGGTGCTCGATCTGGTGGCTGAGGTTGCCCGACAGCACGTTGATCACGAAACCGCCGCTGATGTTGGACGAACCGCGCAGCTGGCGCAGGTACCAGTGGCCGCGCGATTCATTGCGTAGGCATTCCTTCGGGAACGTTTCCGATTCGGCGGTGAAGTGACCACAGAAGATGATCACGTAGGTCCAGATGTTGCGCAGGCCGTTGGCCACCAGGTTGCCCAGCATCACCGGCAGGAAGAACGGACCGGCCAGCAGCGGGAAGAACACGTAATCCTTCAGCACCTGGCGGATCATCTTGCGTGCCACTGGACGGGTCTGCAGCCACATCGCGCGGCTGCTGATGCGGCCCTTGAACCAGCGGCCCAGGCGCAGATCCTGCGCAGCCACGCCCCACTGGAACAGCAGCGCGAAGATCGGCGCGATGATCGGCTGCAGCAGGTAGAACGGCTTCCAGCGCTGTTCCGGGAAGATGCGCAGCAGGCCATAGCCGATGTCATCGTCCATGCCACGCACGTTGGTGTAGGTGTGGTGGCGGAAATTATGGGTCTTGCGCCAGTTGTCGGCGGTGGCAACGATGTCCCATTCGTAGGTGTTGCCGTTGAGCTTGGGGTCGCCGGTCCAGTCGTACTGGCCATGCATCACGTTGTGGCCCAGCTCCATGTTTTCCAGGATCTTGGCCAGCGCCAGCAGCAGGGTGCCGGCGATGCAGGCCGGCCACAGCAGCGGCGCCCAGAACAACGGCGAGAACGCGCCAAGGAACAGCAGGCTGCGGCCAAGCACGCCGGACCAGCGCACAGCCGCTGCAACGCGGCGGATGTAGCGGGTGTCGGAGGCGCCGAGGCTGCCGATCACACGGTCGCGGATCGCATCGAGTTCCTCACCAAACGTCTGCATCTCGGCAGGGCTCAGGGCACGGTCGGTAGCGCGGGTCATGGCAGCAGGGTCCTCAGAGATCCAGGGTCAGGTCGGTGGTCGGCGCGCTCACGCAGATCCGCACCGGCACGGCCGTTTCGGACTGGGTGTCGCCGGTGCGCAGGTGGCGGGTGGTGCCACTGACGCGTTCACAGGTGCAGCTGTTGCAGATGCCCATGCGGCAGCCGTGCTTGGGCGCGATGCCCTGCGCCTCCAGGCTTTCCAGCAGCGAGCGGCCACGCGGCACGATCAGCCGCCGGCCGCTGCGGGCCAGGGTCAATGCGACCTCACCCAGGCTGTCGGCATCACTGAGTGCTGCGGGCGGCGTAAAGGCTTCCGCCTGGAAACCGGCCACGTGCTGGGCCAGCCGCGTGCGCGCAGCGGCAACGAAACCGTCCGGGCCGCAGGCCAGTACATGGCGCTGCGCCAGTGGGGTGTCGTCACCGGCAACGGCCAGCGTGTGGCTGTCGATACGCGCAGCCGGCACGTCGCCTTCGCGGGTGGCCAGCAGGTGCACGCGCAGGTTCGGATGCGCCGCAGCCAGCGCCAGCAGTTCATCGCGGAACTGGAACGCTGCAGCGTTGCGCTCCCAGTAGAACAGGTCGACCGGCGCCGCCAACGGGCGCTGGCAGGCATCGCGCAGCAGGCTGCGCATGGGCGTGATGCCGCTGCCGGCCGCCAGCAGCAATACCGGCGCTGCTGCAGGCATGTGGAAATCACCGAAGGCCGCGTCCAGCCGGAACAGGTCGCCCGGCTGGGCATGCGCGACCAGATGCTGGCTGACCTTGCCGCCTTCCACCGCCTTGACGGTAATGGCCAGCTCACGGCGGCCCAGGCGGGTCGGGCTGTAGCTGCGGCGCAATACGCGCCCCTCAAGCTCAACACCGAGGGTGACGTGCTGACCGGCGCGCATCCCGGCCCAGTGCCGGTTACAGCGCAGGACCAGGGTCGCGGCGCCCTCGCCGGCCGGCTCCCGCCGTACCAGGCGTGCCATCGGCTCACGCAAGGTCCACAACGGATTCAGCTGGCCCGCCCAGAAGTCGAACAACGACGGCGACAGCCAGCGGTACGGGGAAAGCAGGGAAGGTCGGACGACAGCGCTCATGGGCGCACTATACGGCCGCACACACAGCTGTGTATACATGTGTATATTGCACCGGATTGGGTATGATTCAGCCTTGCCCCACCGGAAGTGCCATGGCCGCCGCCACCGTTCTGTCTCCGCCTGAAGATGCCAACAGCCCGGCCCGCCGTACGGTGAGCCGCGAGGATCTGCTGGCCGCCGCGTTGAAACTGATCGGTCCGCATCGCAGCCTGTCCACCCTCAGCCTGCGCGAAGTCGCGCGCGAGGCCGGCATCGCACCCAACAGCTTCTACCGCCAGTTCCGCGACATGGACGAACTGGCTGTCGCGTTGATCGACGTCGCTGGCCGCTCTCTGCGCACCATCATCGGCGAAGCCCGCCAGCGCGCGACGTCCAGCGCCACCAGCGTGGTGCGCGTGTCGGTGGAAACCTTCATGGAACAGCTGCGCGCCGACGACAAGCTGCTGCACGTGCTGTTGCGCGAAGGCGCGGTCGGCTCGGACGATTTCAAGCACGCGGTCGAACGCGAACTGCACTACTTCGAAGAAGAGCTGCAGCACGACCTGGTGCGCCTGGCCGCACTGGATGGCGCGGTGCTGTACAAGCCGGGACTGGTGTCGATGGCGATCACCCGGTTGGTGTTTGCAATGGGCGCTTCGGCCATGGACCAGCCCCCGGAGAACGACCCGGAACTGGTCGAACAGATCTCCACGATGATCCGCATGATCATCGTCGGCGCGCGCACTCCCGCCGCCTTCCGCCGCGGCTGACCCCTTCCGGTGCATGACCACCGGCACGCTTCCGTGCGCATTATGTAATGTTATAACACTTGAATCCGAGTAAAGACCACGGCCCCGCCGCAAGCTGAAACGGCAATATAGCAATTGCTATGTTGATGAGCTTCTGCTTTCATGTGCACCAGCCAGGTCGCCCTCGCCGCCCTCCCTCCCCAAGGACGACGCCCTCATGCGCATTGCTGCCTCCCTTCTCCGCCGGCTGCCGCTGGCTGCCGGTATCGCCGCCGCCCTGCCACTGGCCGCAGTCGCTGCACCGCCCTCACCTACCGAGCTGGATCGGGTGCAGGTGAAAGTCAGCACGGCCACCCGCAGCGAACGCCTGCTGTCGGACGTGCCGATCCGCACCGAAGTACTGCGCAAGGAAGACATCGCCCTGCGTGCGGCCACCGATTTCTCCCGTGCGGTGGAGCTGATCAACGGCCTGCGGGTGGAAAGCAACTGCCAGAACTGCAACACCAGCGAGGTGCAGTTGCTGGGCCTTCCCGGTGCCTACAACCAGTTGCTGTTCGATGGCATTCCACTGCTGTCCACGCTGGGCAGCGTGTACGGGGTGGAACAGATTCCCGCCGGTTTCGTCGACCGCATCGAAGTGGTCAAGGGCGGTGGTTCATCTCTGTACGGGCCGGGCGCGGTGGCCGGTGTCATCAATCTGATTCCGCCGCTGCCTGCACGCAGCGGCGGCCATGTGCAGGCCGGCGTGGATGTGCTGAAGGGCACGCCGCAGAAAAACACCGACGTCCGTCTGGACCTGGTCGCCAGCGAAGCCGATGCCGGACTGTCGGTGATCGCCCAGCGCAACTGGAACAGCGGCATCGACTACAACGGCGACGGCTATACCGAGATCACCCGCAAGAACCTCAAGGTCGGTGGCCTGCAGGCCTGGTATGCACCGAATCCGGGCACGCGCCTGCGGCTGGATCTGCAGGTGACCGATGAGAGCCGCCGCGGTGGCAACCGCCTCGACCAGCCCGAACACCTGGCCAACATCGCCGAGTCGCTGGATACGAACTACCGTCGCGGCAGCCTGTCATGGGACCAGGAAGTGAACAGCGACGTCGACTTCCGTCTGGCCTACGCCTTCGCCGACATCGACCGCGACAGCTTCTATGGCGGTCTTGGCGATGTGGTCACCGATCCATCGGCGCCCGGCTACGATCCTTCGCAGCTGGACCCGGACGTTCCGGGCAGTGCCGCATCACGCTCGTGGCGCCAGTACGGGCGCACCCACAACCCGCTGCGCTACATCGACAGCCAGTTGAACTGGCGGCTGGGTGCACACACGCTTGCGTTCGGCGTTCAGTACAAGCATGAGGGCCTGCGTGACGACAACCGCGATGGCGCCGGCCAGCGCCTGGCCGTGCTCGAGGATGCAACCTTCCACAACCTCGGCGCGTTCGTGCAAGACGAATGGAGCGTACGCGATGACGTCGACCTGGTGCTGGGTGCGCGCGTGGACAAGAGTTCGGAACTGGACAGCGCCGTGTTCTCACCGCGTATCGCCCTCGCCTGGCAGGCAACACCACGGCTGAAATGGCGTGCGGGCATCGCCACCGGCTTCCGTGCGCCGGAAATCTTCGTCGAGGATGTCCACGTCGATACCCTCGGTGGCGAACAGGTGCGCGTGCGCAACACCCGTGACCTGAAGGAGGAGCGCGCGCTGACCACCCTGTTCGGGTTCGACTGGCGCTCCGACCCGGCCGACCCGGTATGGAGCTGGGATGCCACCGCGTCCTATGCACGCATCCGTGACACCTTCGCGCTGGGCGAGATCCAGCGCGGCGATGATGGTCAGCTGACACAGCTGCGCTACAACGCATCCGGCTCGAACGTACTGGGCATGGAAACCAACCTCGGCTGGCAGCCCTCTCCGCAATGGCGGCTGACTGCAGGTGCGTCGTGGTACCGCTCGCAGTTCCGCGAGCCGCAACGCATCTTCGATGACACCGCCGACGGCGGCGATACGGTGATCGACAGCCGCGACTACCTGAAGACGCCGCGCTGGACCGGCGTGGCCCAGCTCAGCTGGATGCCGGCCGAACCCTGGGAGACGTTCCTGGCGCTGCGCCACACCGGATCGATGCCGGTGCTCAACAACCGGCTGGGCGAACTGCACCGCACCCGCGCCTTCCTGGTCACCGATCTCGGCGCGCGCTGGCATCGCCACCTGGGCGCGCAGGCACAGCAGGAAGTGTCGGTGGCGGCCGGGGTCAAGAACGTGTTCGACCAACGGCAGAAGGATCTGGAAAGCGGCGCGCTGCGCGACAGCGACTATGTGTATGGGCCACGCTTTGCGCGCTCCTGGTACGTGAACCTGCGTTATGCGTTCTAGCTGGCTGCCCGCACTGCTGCTGGCACTGGCATCGCCGGCCGCAGCTGCCGACCTGCACGCGCAGGTCTCCGCGTCGCTGATGCGGCCCGAGCCACGCACCCTGCGCCCGGTGCAGTGGTCACCACCGCCGAAACTGATCGCGCTGTACTTCGGCGCCGACTGGTGCGCGCCCTGCCACGCGTTCGTGCCGACCCTGCGCGGCGTGCGCGACGCGCTGCGCGAGGCCGGCGCCGATACCGAAGTGGTGTATGTCAGCCTGGATGAAAGCGAGGCGGCGCTGCGGCGCTACATGCAGCTGCAGGACATGCCGTGGCCGGTGCTGGACCCGCGTCGCGCGAAGCGCATGCCGGCACTGCAGACATTGGCGGGCCCGGCCCCACCCAACCTGGTGCTGATCGATGCACAGGGCACGGTGCTGGCCAATGGCTGGCAGGGGCGGCGCTACGGAGGCCTTCAGCCGGTATTGAAGGAATGGACGAAACGGGCGTGTGCTCAGGAACAGGCGCGCTGCCCGCCTGAATTGTAGAGTCGAGCCATGCTCGACTCTTTTCATCACCGCGCGAACAGCAGCCGAGCATGGCTCGGCTCTACAGAGAGCAGATTCCGCGAGTAGATCCACGCCATGCGTGGATGCACTCATTCCATACCGCGCGAACAGCAGTACAGAAACCGCGACTCAACCGCCCTCGGCCTTGCGCACGAATTCGTCGAACAGGGCCAGTGTCTGTTCACTGACATGGTGCTCGATGCCCTCGGCATCACGCCGCGCGGTATCCGGGTCCACGCCCAGCGCCAGCAGGAAGCGCTCCACGGTCTGGTGGCGCTGGCGGCTGGCATGGGCCAACGCCTCGCCCTCCGGGGTCAGGAACACGCCGCGATACGGGCGCTGCACGACCCAGCCGTCACGGGCCAGCCGGCGCAGCATCTTCGCCACCGTCGGCTGGGCCACGCCCAGGCGGGTAGCGATGTCGACCTGGCGGGCCTCGCCGCCGTCGGCCAGCAGGTCGGAGATCAGCTCGACATAATCCTCCACCAATTCCATCCGGTGTGCCTCGCGCACTTGCCGGAAGCTCTCGACCTGGCGCTCGGCCTCGATCAAGGGGGTGCTTTTCAGCGATGTCGAATCATCCGTCTTGCCCACGCGTATGCCTGTCCTGCAGTTGTCATCGAGTGCGAACCTGAATTCTGGACCAGTGACGCAGTAAAGACGATTGTTTCACATTGCTATGCGATATAGCAGTGGCTATATTGACAGCCATGAACACCGTCGCACCCACCGATTCTGCCGCCTCCACTCCGGCCAGCCTGGGTGCGCTCAACGCTTCGATTTCCGTACCCGATAAAGGCCATTGGTGGTTCCGGCTGCTGGCCTTCCTTGGCCCGGGCTACATGGTGTCGGTCGGTTACATGGACCCGGGCAACTGGGCCACCGACCTCGCAGGCGGTTCACGCTTCGGCTATCTGCTGTTGTCGGTCATCCTGATCTCCAACCTGATGGCGGTGATCCTGCAGGCGTTGTCGGCACGGCTGGGCATCGCCACCGGCATGGACCTGGCGCAGGCCTGCCGCGCGCGCTACCCCAAGCCGGTGAATCTGGCGCTGTGGGCGTTGTGCGAAGCGGCGATCATCGCCTGCGACCTGGCCGAAGTGATCGGCACGGCCATCGCGCTGAAACTGTTGTTCGACCTGCCATTGCTATGGGGTGCGGTAATCACCGCACTGGACACGCTGCTGGTGCTGCTGTTGATGAATCGCGGTTTCCGCGCGCTGGAAGCCTTCGTGATCGCGCTGCTGCTGGTGATCTTCGGCTGCTTCATGGTGCAGATCGCGCTGGCCGCGCCGCCGGTGATGCAGGTGCTGGGCGGCTTCATTCCGCGCGCTCAGGTGGTCACCGATCCGCACGCGCTGTACATCGCCATCGGTATCATCGGGGCCACGGTGATGCCGCACAACCTGTACCTGCATTCTTCCATCGTGCAGACCCGTGCCTATCCACGCACCGATGAAGGCCGTCGCAGCGCGCTGCGCTGGGCGGTGACCGACAGCACCTTTGCCTTGACCCTGGCGCTTTTCATCAACGCCAGCAT contains these protein-coding regions:
- a CDS encoding flavin reductase family protein — translated: MNADSGAYTGPWAGVFPAPAPVPSVSLPPRALRRLLGHFPTGVAIVCARDAQGKPQGLTINSFVPISLQPPLVLWNLALHAQSLSTFQRATQFAISVLGAGQEALARRFADPQVRHRFTDVPLLDDGEDAPPRIAGAVVHLTCTRHAQWPVGDHLLLAGRIVDVQEEGGAPLLFHRGRFQAGPVETLVEVR
- a CDS encoding tetratricopeptide repeat protein; the encoded protein is MDIQTLERMLAAGKDSALLRFGLGKSWLDAGDPVRAATHLGRCVVLDPNYSAAWKLLGKAWLAGGQPQAAREAWQRGLSVAGSKGDQQARKEMQVFLRRLDRQSPALLAKAG
- a CDS encoding fatty acid desaturase, with protein sequence MTRATDRALSPAEMQTFGEELDAIRDRVIGSLGASDTRYIRRVAAAVRWSGVLGRSLLFLGAFSPLFWAPLLWPACIAGTLLLALAKILENMELGHNVMHGQYDWTGDPKLNGNTYEWDIVATADNWRKTHNFRHHTYTNVRGMDDDIGYGLLRIFPEQRWKPFYLLQPIIAPIFALLFQWGVAAQDLRLGRWFKGRISSRAMWLQTRPVARKMIRQVLKDYVFFPLLAGPFFLPVMLGNLVANGLRNIWTYVIIFCGHFTAESETFPKECLRNESRGHWYLRQLRGSSNISGGFVINVLSGNLSHQIEHHFYPDLPANRYAAIAKEVKDICRRYGQHYNNGSLPRQFTQVAWRILRHAFPSKPRRLPMPDIMPAPASANAG
- a CDS encoding ferredoxin reductase, translating into MYTQLCVRPYSAPMSAVVRPSLLSPYRWLSPSLFDFWAGQLNPLWTLREPMARLVRREPAGEGAATLVLRCNRHWAGMRAGQHVTLGVELEGRVLRRSYSPTRLGRRELAITVKAVEGGKVSQHLVAHAQPGDLFRLDAAFGDFHMPAAAPVLLLAAGSGITPMRSLLRDACQRPLAAPVDLFYWERNAAAFQFRDELLALAAAHPNLRVHLLATREGDVPAARIDSHTLAVAGDDTPLAQRHVLACGPDGFVAAARTRLAQHVAGFQAEAFTPPAALSDADSLGEVALTLARSGRRLIVPRGRSLLESLEAQGIAPKHGCRMGICNSCTCERVSGTTRHLRTGDTQSETAVPVRICVSAPTTDLTLDL
- the fabR gene encoding HTH-type transcriptional repressor FabR, with translation MAAATVLSPPEDANSPARRTVSREDLLAAALKLIGPHRSLSTLSLREVAREAGIAPNSFYRQFRDMDELAVALIDVAGRSLRTIIGEARQRATSSATSVVRVSVETFMEQLRADDKLLHVLLREGAVGSDDFKHAVERELHYFEEELQHDLVRLAALDGAVLYKPGLVSMAITRLVFAMGASAMDQPPENDPELVEQISTMIRMIIVGARTPAAFRRG
- a CDS encoding TonB-dependent receptor plug domain-containing protein translates to MRIAASLLRRLPLAAGIAAALPLAAVAAPPSPTELDRVQVKVSTATRSERLLSDVPIRTEVLRKEDIALRAATDFSRAVELINGLRVESNCQNCNTSEVQLLGLPGAYNQLLFDGIPLLSTLGSVYGVEQIPAGFVDRIEVVKGGGSSLYGPGAVAGVINLIPPLPARSGGHVQAGVDVLKGTPQKNTDVRLDLVASEADAGLSVIAQRNWNSGIDYNGDGYTEITRKNLKVGGLQAWYAPNPGTRLRLDLQVTDESRRGGNRLDQPEHLANIAESLDTNYRRGSLSWDQEVNSDVDFRLAYAFADIDRDSFYGGLGDVVTDPSAPGYDPSQLDPDVPGSAASRSWRQYGRTHNPLRYIDSQLNWRLGAHTLAFGVQYKHEGLRDDNRDGAGQRLAVLEDATFHNLGAFVQDEWSVRDDVDLVLGARVDKSSELDSAVFSPRIALAWQATPRLKWRAGIATGFRAPEIFVEDVHVDTLGGEQVRVRNTRDLKEERALTTLFGFDWRSDPADPVWSWDATASYARIRDTFALGEIQRGDDGQLTQLRYNASGSNVLGMETNLGWQPSPQWRLTAGASWYRSQFREPQRIFDDTADGGDTVIDSRDYLKTPRWTGVAQLSWMPAEPWETFLALRHTGSMPVLNNRLGELHRTRAFLVTDLGARWHRHLGAQAQQEVSVAAGVKNVFDQRQKDLESGALRDSDYVYGPRFARSWYVNLRYAF
- a CDS encoding thioredoxin-like domain-containing protein, with protein sequence MRSSWLPALLLALASPAAAADLHAQVSASLMRPEPRTLRPVQWSPPPKLIALYFGADWCAPCHAFVPTLRGVRDALREAGADTEVVYVSLDESEAALRRYMQLQDMPWPVLDPRRAKRMPALQTLAGPAPPNLVLIDAQGTVLANGWQGRRYGGLQPVLKEWTKRACAQEQARCPPEL
- the mntR gene encoding manganese-binding transcriptional regulator MntR gives rise to the protein MGKTDDSTSLKSTPLIEAERQVESFRQVREAHRMELVEDYVELISDLLADGGEARQVDIATRLGVAQPTVAKMLRRLARDGWVVQRPYRGVFLTPEGEALAHASRQRHQTVERFLLALGVDPDTARRDAEGIEHHVSEQTLALFDEFVRKAEGG
- a CDS encoding Nramp family divalent metal transporter; protein product: MNTVAPTDSAASTPASLGALNASISVPDKGHWWFRLLAFLGPGYMVSVGYMDPGNWATDLAGGSRFGYLLLSVILISNLMAVILQALSARLGIATGMDLAQACRARYPKPVNLALWALCEAAIIACDLAEVIGTAIALKLLFDLPLLWGAVITALDTLLVLLLMNRGFRALEAFVIALLLVIFGCFMVQIALAAPPVMQVLGGFIPRAQVVTDPHALYIAIGIIGATVMPHNLYLHSSIVQTRAYPRTDEGRRSALRWAVTDSTFALTLALFINASILILAAAVFHANGRFDVEDIEQAHQLLAPMLGVGLASTLFAVALLASGLNSTVTATLAGQIVMEGFLRLRLPPWLRRLITRALAIIPVVVVIMLFGDQGAVKLLVLSQVVLSMQLPFAIIPLVRIVTDKMTMGALVAPRWLGSIAWVIALVIVVLNVKLLVDTFAGA